The sequence CGCCGACGGCGAGTCCCGTGCCCGCCACCCAGACAGCCACGTCCGCTGCGGCCTGCTTCACCTCCGGGGAGAGGTTCTGGAACGTGGCGACGAGCCGCTCAACGAAGTCGGCGAGCTGCTTGACGACAGGAGCAAAGAGGTCGCCGAGGTCCGCGGCCAGCGTGTAGAGCAGATCCGTCAGCCGTGTGACTTCCTCCTTCATCTCCGCGTTGGACTCGGACGCGGCAATGACAGCGCCGGCGATGCCAGCGGCCACCACCGCGCCGATTTCGCCGATGTCTTTGGCCGCGTTTTTCACCTGCTTCGCGGCCTTCTCTACGGACTCCACCAGGTCACCCAGCGACTTGAGAGCGGGGGCGATGGAGGCCGTACAGGCGATGAAAAGATCACCTACTTTTAGAGCCCCAGACATTAGGTTGCCCCCATCGTTCCGAGCTGCAGTGCCCAGGTGAACGTGTGGCCGCCTGCATGCCTGTGACGTCCGTACAGCACGCCTGACACTTGGCTCGCGGTGAGACCGTGGGAGGCGGCAGCGGCGGATATGCTTTCGTAGATGACGCCGCGCTCGTCCATCACTGGCTTGCGGGCGCTGGGCTTCGGACCATTGATCGTGCGTCGAAGAATCTCTTTGCGCTCAGGCTTTTGGTGAGCAGCGCGCAGCTTCGCGCGGTGCTCCTCACTGAAGACCTTGCCAAGGTTCGCGTCGCGAACTCGTGCCCGGTGCGCCTCCGTGATGGATTTGCCGCGGTTGCCCTCCGCCATGCGCCGAAGCTTTTCGAGGTTCCCAGGGCGCAGTGCAGCGGTGCGCATCTTCTCTCTCGTCTCGGGCGTAGGGCTGAAGCCAGGTGCCCCCTCGCCTCCATCCGTTGAGTTGACGAGGCGGCAGCCGATGCTGCGGTAGTAGGCAATGTGGAAGCACTCGGCCTCGTTCAGCTCGGCGGTGCTCGTCGCGCCTTCGTCAAGCACGACGGTTTCTGGACGGAGTCCTGCGTCCTGTAGGGAGCGCAACCAGTGGAGCCGGTGCGAGTGGCGCGGCGAGTAACCGGCCTCCTTGAGATGCGCACGGACCCGCCGCTCGAGCTGCTGTTCCGTCTTTCCCACGTACCTCAGTTGCCCGTCGCGCGGGTCGATGAGCCCATACACGACTCGCAGCGACGGCTTTCGGGAGCAAGCCATACAGGAGAGAAGGGGCGCTCGCCTTGACCTCACTCCCCCGGGCGCCGACGCACCCGGTAGATGAGGGTTCGCTGCTGCGTGACACCCCGCGCGGCGGGCCCGGACGGCGCCGTGGACGGCGCACGCTCCGACTCCTCCCGTTCCAACTGTGCCTCAGCGACGATGCCGAGGACGTCCTCGTCCGGCCACGCGCGGACGACGGCGGGGGGCTGGTTCATGACGCGCGCGACCCGGAAGACCAGCCGCTCCCACGGGTCGCTCAGGAGTTTTTTCGCACTTCTCCGACGCTGGGGCGGAAGGCCTGCACGGCCTTGTCCTGCACGTCCTCCAGCCAGGGCGCGTTGTAGATGGCCGTCACGTCCTCGGCGGAGGCCGGGTCGAAGATTCGCTGCTGCGTCTCCGGGTCGTACGCCACGCTGGCGATGACGCGCGCGAGCATGCGCAGGCCGCCCTCGGCGGTGGTGGGCTTCTCGGCCGAGTCCACCTCGCCGGCCGCCTTGCTCGCCTCCATGACGGCAAGCCGCTCCGGATGGGTGGGACGCCGGAAGTCGACCGTGGCGTCGTCGATGGTGACGGTGGTGATGACCTTGCGCTGGCTGCTAGTGAGGCGCTGCTTGAGCTGGGACATGGGGCACTCCAGGTGGGAGAGAGGAAGCGGTGGACGTCAGATGGCGACGGGCGCGCCCTGGCCTGCGAGACTGCAGGAGAGGGTGACGAGATCCCCGGAGGACTTGCCCTCCTCGAAGGAGGTGGCACGCACCGGGAAGCGCCAGCCCTGGCTGCCGGTGGGCGCTGCGGAGTCCTCGATGACGAGCAGGTACACAGTGGCCCCCGTCATGAAGCTGCTCTTCAGCAGTGCGTGCGGCGCGCTGCCCTTCATCAGGTGGCCGGACAGCGGAATGGTGAAGGACTTCAGCGTCTGCGCGTTGCGCTTCCAGCCGTCGCTTCCGAGGTAGTTGGTGTCGACGGAGTCCTCGGCGAACTGGACGGGCGCCTCGGAGATTCCGTCGAGCTTGTTGGTGGGCGCCGCCGTGGCGGACTCGGTGGCCACCAGGTGCAGTGACTGGACGTAGGCGACGGATGCGGACATGGGGGACTGCGCTCCTTTCAGCGAGAGGGGAAGTGCTGCGCGAGGAAGCGGGCGAGCGTCTGCGCCACGTCCTTGCGTGTGGCCCCGCGCGTCTTCCGGAAGGCCTTCTTCAAGAAATGGGGCGGCGGGTTGTAGAGCTGCTCTCCCCAGTGCCAGCCTTCGTGGATGGGACCTGCCGCCGGATGCTCGTACCCGGCCGTCCACGTGACGGAGCAACCGTCCGTGAGGTTGTAGAGGGGGCCCGAGATGAAGCCGGTGTTCGCGAGCGGCGGCTGCGGCGGCCCGTCACCAGACTTGCGGAACTCTGCGCGCTCCTCGGCGGACTGCCGGGGGACGAGGAACTGGCTGAAGTCGAGCGCCCGGCGGACGGCGGCGTGCAGCGGCATGTCCAACGCGCGCAACACTTCCTGGGGGCGCTGGCGCAGCCGCACGAGCGCCATGACGTCGACTTTGACCTTCACCGCCATGCAGGGGAGAAGGGGCGGCGCCTATGCGACGTAGCGGGCGACGACGTTGAAGGAGAAGCGCGGGCGCTGTTTGTCGTCCGGGGACTGCTCCACGGGGCCCGCGCCCTCGCACCAGACGGAGACGTAGCCCGGCACTCGCGCCACGTGCAGCGCCGCCCAGCAGGCCACGGCGAGCTCGCGCGTCGCGGTGACGGCGCCGCGGTGCCCGCGGACCACCACCTGGCACTCGGGCTCGAGGAGGCCACCGCCGCCCAGGTAGGCGCCCCCATCGCCCCCGGTGAAGCGCACGCAGACGAGCTGGTCCGGCCCGTCTACGGGGAAGCGGCCCGCGTAGAGGGAGGGTGAGTTGCCGGTGGTGGAGACGCCCAGGCCGGCCGCGTTGAGGTACTCGGCCAGCTCCTGCTCCACGTCCCTTGGCGTCACAGGTACACCTCGTAGTGGTCCAGCTTCCCGAAGAGGTCGAAGCGCGGCGTCACCCGCAAGGGCTGCTTGCCGGCGCCGACGTCCTCGGTGTCCGCACCGGGCGGGTACACCGTGTCGCGCAGCTCCATCTTCGCGTGGGTGAAGAGGATGGCCTCGCTGGTGGCATCGGTGCCGTCCGCCGCGACGAGGCGCTTGATGCTGCCCTGGTAGCGACAGGCGTGCGGCTCCGGCGCGGAGTACTCGTGCTCTCCGCGCGCGTTGGTGGAGAGCCACCGCGCGAGGTGGAAGGTGTGGACGAAGCGGTGCCCCATGAGGCTCACTTGCGCCTCCGGTACGGTGCGGCGAGCTCGCGCGCGGAAGCGGGCAGGGCGACGCGGCCGCCCTCACCCACGGCGTACGAGGCGGAGGTGTCGCCAATGGACTCGCCCGTCATGTCCCCGGGACGCCCGTCCCGGCTGATGGCTGCCGTTACCACCTCCACCGCGGCGAGCTGGAGGGCGGCGGGCAAGTCCACCGTGAGTGATGCGTCCAGGGCGTGCTGGCCGGGTGTCACCCAGCCCGCGTCGAAAGTGACGAGCACCTCGCCCGTGTCCTGCGCGTCCAGGGGCGTCGAGGCGATGCCCGCCGTCCACGTGCCGGTGAAGGGCCAGGGCTGGCCTCGCGCCACCA comes from Pyxidicoccus parkwaysis and encodes:
- a CDS encoding phage tail tube protein, with the translated sequence MSASVAYVQSLHLVATESATAAPTNKLDGISEAPVQFAEDSVDTNYLGSDGWKRNAQTLKSFTIPLSGHLMKGSAPHALLKSSFMTGATVYLLVIEDSAAPTGSQGWRFPVRATSFEEGKSSGDLVTLSCSLAGQGAPVAI
- a CDS encoding minor capsid protein; translation: MTPRDVEQELAEYLNAAGLGVSTTGNSPSLYAGRFPVDGPDQLVCVRFTGGDGGAYLGGGGLLEPECQVVVRGHRGAVTATRELAVACWAALHVARVPGYVSVWCEGAGPVEQSPDDKQRPRFSFNVVARYVA